From a region of the Micropterus dolomieu isolate WLL.071019.BEF.003 ecotype Adirondacks linkage group LG21, ASM2129224v1, whole genome shotgun sequence genome:
- the ehmt1a gene encoding histone-lysine N-methyltransferase EHMT1a produces the protein MFDEEQRTPLMAACENNHLDTVKYLLRAGAAVSHKDVMGFTCLHLAAKLGHYDIVHHLLSKASKFINCQDAGGWTAITWAIEYKHKELVHLLLARGADVNIRDKEENVCLHWAALSGCDDIAQALLEARCDLSAVNVHGDSPLHVAVRENHLECVMLFLSRGADVNQRNREGETALDCCVYGSKVWTALNTNKKLTDARRARDFHGERVLSRDISRGYEAVPITCVNGVDNEPCPENFKYVPDNCVTSSLNIDKDITHLQHCSCTDDCSSSACMCGQLSLRCWYDSEGRLPLDFCQREPPALFECNHICSCWKTCRNRVVQNGLRARLQVFRTQKMGWGVRAMQDIRQGTFICEYVGEIITDAEADKRETDSFLFTLDNKVGDVHCIDARLFGNVSRFINHLCEPNLLAVKVFTMHQDLRFPRISFFSSRPIKAGEQIGFDYGDHYWRVKSKYFTCQCGSLKCLHSAASR, from the exons ATGTTTGATGAGGAGCAGAGAACACCACTGATGGCGGCCTGTGAAAACAACCATTTGGACACAGTGAAGTACCTGCTGAGAGCTGGAGCAGCTGTCAGCCACAAG GATGTCATGGGATTCACCTGTCTGCATTTGGCAGCTAAATTGGGACATTATGATATAGTCCATCATCTGCTCTCCAAGGCTTCCAAATTCATCAACTGTcag GATGCTGGTGGATGGACTGCCATCACCTGGGCCATCGAGTACAAGCACAAGGAGCTGGTCCACCTGCTGCTGGCCAGAGGGGCCGATGTAAACATCAGGGACAAG GAAGAGAATGTCTGCCTGCACTGGGCGGCTTTGTCGGGCTGTGATGACATCGCTCAAGCTCTGCTGGAGGCTCGATGCGACCTCAGTGCTGTCAACGTTCACGGTGACTCACCGCTTCATGTTGCTGTGAGAGAGAACCACCTGGAGTGTGTGAT GTTGTTTCTGTCTCGTGGAGCTGACGTCAATCAGAGgaacagggagggagagactgCTCTGGACTGCTGCGTCTACGGCTCCAAGGTGTGGACAGCcctcaacaccaacaaaaaGCTGACTGATGCCAGGAGAGCCAGGGACTTTCATGGAGAAAGAGTGCTCAGCAG GGACATTTCTCGGGGGTACGAGGCAGTTCCTATCACCTGTGTCAATGGTGTTGACAACGAGCCGTGCCctgaaaattttaaatatgtacCAGACAACTGTGTCACCTCCTCACTGAACATAGACAAGGACATCACTCACTTACAG CACTGCAGCTGTACAGATGACTGCTCATCCAGTGCCTGCATGTGTGGTCAGCTCAGTCTACGATGTTGGTATGACAGC GAGGGTCGACTACCACTGGACTTCTGTCAGCGGGAGCCCCCAGCGCTGTTTGAGTGTAACCACATCTGCTCTTGCTGGAAAACCTGCAGGAACCGAGTGGTCCAGAATGGACTGAG AGCCCGGCTGCAGGTCTTCAGGACACAGAAGATGGGCTGGGGAGTGAGGGCCATGCAGGATATCCGTCAAGGAACATTCATTTGCGA GTATGTCGGGGAGATCATCACTGACGCAGAGGCCGACAAAAGGGAGACTGACTCTTTCCTCTTCACCCTTGACAATAAG GTGGGAGACGTACACTGTATTGATGCGAGACTCTTTGGCAACGTCAGCCGCTTCATCAACCATCTGTGTGAGCCCAACCTGCTGGCTGTGAAGGTGTTCACCATGCACCAGGATCTACGTTTCCCCAGGATATCCTTCTTCTCCAGCAGGCCCATCAAAGCTGGAGAGCAGATAGG GTTTGACTATGGTGATCACTACTGGAGGGTGAAGAGCAAGTACTTCACCTGCCAGTGTGGTTCCCTCAAGTGTCTCCACTCAGCTGCTAGCAGATAG